The window tagatgtggtgctgagggacatggtttagtggtggttttggcaatgttaggttaatggttTGACTcataaaggtcccttccaacctcgatgattctatgattaaatgtTTCAGTGTCcatatttgtgcttttattgtGGCAAATGATACAGCCATTTCTGCACTGGTGAAGCTGCCAAAGGAGCAGGTAATGCACTCATATTGTCCAACACCAAAGGAAGGAATCTTCATAAATACTAGAGAGAACAAAGGGGAGTCATGGTCCTGGAAAAAGAATGGAAATCTGCTGAAAGCTGAGTGAGTGGCCTGCTTAGTGAGTACTCTTACCCCTCTGACTCTGTTCTCCGGCCATGTTTTAGAAGCAAAAATAGCTCTACTTGCTTCTAGGAAATGTTTCTGAACAGATGAAAACGACACACCGCAGTGGCTTGATTACTCTATTTTCACAGCCAGCTTAAGGGATCAAGCTCTAGAAAACTGTTGTGACATTTCAGCTGACTCAGGTCATGACACAGTAGTAGGCAGCCAGAAAAGGCAGACCACACCTTTCACTagaagtttccattttctttgtattaagCTTGATGGCAGAATTTTGGCATAAGTCAGCCTTGGTAATGCAGGAAATTCAGAATCATGCTCTAGTTTGAAGTTCTTATTTTATGTGCCACCATGCTTGTGATGgctatttgaaaaacaaacagtgCATCAAAGCACCTCACTCTGACCCATTTTCAGCAACACGAGGCTGCGTACTCAAAAGTCAGGTTATTCTCACCATCTGATGTTTTGGAAGCTGCCTTTGTGGCCTCCTGCCTCTGTCCAATGATTTTGCGAGGAGGAATTTCAGCTCCTAGGTGCACCTGAGAACACCAGAGGTCAAACCCAATGCCTAAATAGCCAAGTTTCTTTGAAACCCCACAGATACTGCAATGCACACAACCATCTAGGTGTAACTGTAAACTCTTCAATAACACCCCTGCTGGTAAATTGGCCAGAAAACGGAGATACCTTTTACACTTGATGGCTGATCTCTAACGGTCTTCTTTCATGACCCAATGATACACCACTCTTTTTTGAGACTGTGCTCACTTCTTTGCATACAGCAAGAAGCTTTTGAATGAGAAAGACCTCCCAAACCAGATCATCCAATATAGATTTTAGTGACTTCAAAAGTGAAaaagttttttgcttttgtttctaaatgCAGATTCACATGATTTAGCTGGGAAAGTTACCATCCAAGTCCCGCTACTGAAGCAGTAATTGAAAAAAGCTCTTGAATTTCTAGGGAGAACATTCCCTAGAAATCTAATTAGAGAGAGTGCAATTTTGCCATCAttcttaaatttatttacaaGTTTAAATGTTTTATACACTTCAATTTACATAGTAGGGAACTTGGTATTACATTTTATAACAATTTAcagtgaataaaaagaaaaccaatatGCATAATTAAAATTAACCTTTATTACTGCAAAACAGATGCCAAATATGCAgtatatttctgtttctgttggcatatttctaaaatacatgtaCAACTGTAACTAGTCAGCCTAGACATTTGGTATACTGTTTTATAACATTTGGAAGGTCTCCCACACTGCACTGGGATGTCACTATAGTAAGCTGACAAAATAGGCAAATAGAAAGTTATCTTGGTTtcgaaagaaaaaaaatgcacgtGCTTTTACTAAAAAAACTAGGTAATAATCAAGCATTACACTCAGAAAATTCTAAAATACTATGTTACTTTCTAGTTTTAAGTGTAGCTACCACTTTCCATTCACATTTATTGGCACCAGCCCAACTATTTTAATGTCCAAGTATGGTAACCTTCAACATTAATATGCTAATAAAGGCCCTCTCTGCAACAGAAGTTTATAGTCCCAAGAGTCTACAATTAATTGTGCAGAAAGATTATGATCAAGATGTGTTATTCCTAAAAACCAGTTCCATGAGATCAGAATACTGGCATATAATTGCTAGCAATCACTTCCATTTGACTggaaactgcttttgttttcaaaaacttATTATCTTAGAATTTCCAGAGGTTTCTTTAAGggctgaaagaaaaggttttatttccctACTTCTACTGTAGAAAAGAACTGGGAATGTTATTTGAAACAACACACGCTTCAAACATTTTCTGAACTACTCTTTAGTGAGCAATATTGCCCTCTTTGAAGAAATTATCTGTCGGATTATCAAACGCCCGTACATAGTATTAGTAGAAACTAGTTCTGTAGAATCTCCAGCAGTGTAAAAGCACTGTCAAAGCACTGTCATCCATCTactgcagtaataaaaaaaaaataatctaaatcttGTCAGCAGCACATCAGAGGTCACAGGTATTTCTCTTATCCCTGCCACATTTCTGCCCAAAATGTGGTCCAAAGAGGCTTAGACATGTTTAGCCTGTTGGGTTTGCATTAAAATTTCTCTCCCAGCCATACACGTGTGTATTTTAACCCCAAGAGCACTGAAAAAACAATcactgatgttttttttcctctaacatgGAGCTCCCACAATTCCCTTTAATAGAGATGCACTGTATAGCCGCTTCATTCTTAGAGATGTTTTGTTACATTTCTAAGAAGTCTTCTTTAAAAGTGATCTCTAGCCTCAGAGTATGAGCGTGGGTTAGACTACGTACTACTATTTTACAAATCAATCTGTCACTATCCATAAAACATTCCACAGCTCGTGTTGTGGGGTATCACTTCAAACGCACATGCAGCAGGATGACCCAGGAAGCTATGCCAAAACACACCAGCATATCTGCatgtttttctttacagcttcAACACATTTGACTAAACCAAAATGCTGAATTCAACCCTGAGATTTATCCTTCTGAATAACTTCTtgtgggaagagtacagggagcAGAGGATGAGGaacttgctttattttgtgtGTCTTACTCTGATTAGACACAACAAATAGATGAGTAACAGAAGCTCACAAGAGACAGAATAATATTAAAGTGTCACTAATGCCATACACACatcaggaaggggaaaagaaggctATGCTGCGTAAGACTACTGCATTGCTAGATGTACATTCTTCAAATTATCAGTTGCTGTATCCCAGAAGTTATCATCTTACTTCCAGTTTTTTTCCCTCTAGAACAATTTGGATTTCTTTGGCATCCAAAGTCTCGTATTTCAATAAAGCTTCTGCTAAATTCTTGTGTTCTTTTGCATGAGTCTTCAGGATGTTCTTTGCTCGTTCATACGAGTCCTAATATTAAAAAAGGTGGAAGGAGATTTTGAGACTTCAGAACAAAACAGCAAGATTCcactttaaaaattgtttccagGTAAATACAACATGAAACACATATTTAAAGTTGTGCCTTACATTTCATAGCTAGCACAGCTCTTGTCTCTCAAAGGTTTAAAGTCTAACTgacataattaattaaaaaaaaccacaacaaacaaccAAACTTTATACCACCTTTGCATTTTGCAGAAGTAGGACTAAAAATAAAGTCCTTGAGACAAACCTCAGTAGTTTTTACATGTGACTTAGAGAAGACTTAATGATTTGAAAAGTTGCCAATTAAATTAGTATTTGATTTTACATTATGAGCATTCAAGGAATGTTCCTCAAAGactcatgtttttaaaagcttatcaAACTCTCGAAGTATTATGTACTTTTAGAAAGCTGAAAGCTACCCAAGTCCCAGCTGCTGCAAGCAGATGCACATTGCCAGCACTACCAGCTTCAACTTTAACTTCTAGTTCTACATAGATAGTTCTTACATGACCGAGTCAGTTTAAAACAGCTACAGCAAAAGTGTTAAATGGTTTAAATGTTATGATATAACTAATTCTCCTGCCTGTACCAAACAAATTCAGATTACCACAGCAGTGATCTAAAGTTCTGTGATTATCAAATGTTAGAAGTTTCCTTAAGCATCCGACACTGATCACTGTGAGGAAGAGGATACTGAAAAGGCAACTCTTTGATCTGATATGGCCAttcctatgattctatacaaaATTATTTAGCTGCAAGTTATGAAATGTAAGAGTAACACAAAAAGATTCTCATTTGTTCTAAAAGAATTTACAGCCATacgttttttttcttctaataataCGTTATTAattgaatatatttaaaaacctAACACCAACAACTTGTTTCTCACTACTTGAGCATGACAATCACCAAAAAGTTTTGATATGCAGAGATTCAGAGTTAACACCTGCATTAAAGGCTTGGGAATACTTTCATACACCTGTGCCTTTTCACCAGTATGCATCACCAAACTGAATAATCAAGTAAGCTGATGCTCAATTCATctcaaaataaatgcatcagaGCGGAGGACAAGAGAGAATCTTACCCGTAGAAGTGTTCTTACTTCCTGTTCAATTGCAGACTGAGTTTCAGGGCTAACTTTCCCCGTATCAGTATAGGTCATAACACCCAgctaaacaataacaaaaaaatctcGTATCTTCCACTTTTGCAGTAATACACATAAAACACAGTAACAGCTTTATCACTTATTGCTTctacttgcaaaaaaataaaaacattaatcaAATGCTTGCTGAAGTGCTTGTGACAGAAACAAGCAAAGCAGCCTATCCATCAACTACATAGTTACTGCAGACTTCAACAGGTCACAGTACAGATCCCGATTAAGcgttttcttatttaaaaaaaactcaaatcCCTAGACTACCAACACTTAATGGGTAATAAAGATGACTAAAGAAGTTTCTTTAGAAGCCTAGAAAACTCAGTGTTgtcaccccccccaaccccaagaTAATCCTCAATTgtaaaatgtttggttttattaTAAACATTTTCTGCAGACATTAGTAATTTTCAAGGTAATTTTGAGGTGAAGATCTTGCaagttaatttttaaactgtCAAATATACAGGTTTTTAAGTTGAGTTCTCTGTAGCAGGGCCAGTCATAAGGCTTACTTTCTTTTTTGCCAGAACTACTTAGTCTCTGTGATCACTGGCAGACAAATAGGCAGTTAGTTACAGAACAGAATATTTCTTTGTGCCGTACAAATATTCAGGGTTGATGATACTACCTTCTCGCTCATTCCAAATCTAGTCACCATCAGTTTTGCAATTTTAGTAGCGTTGTCAAAATCACTGGAAGCACCTAGATAGCAAACAGATTTAAATCAGTTATTGAAATCAAGGTAAACATGCCAGTCCACAAGCTCCGATCAAAAATTCTTCTAACTACCAGTCAGCTGACCTGTTGTGATGTGATCACTTCCAAATATGAGCTCTTCCGCTACTCTTCCTCCCATACAGACATCCATCTGTGCAAGCAACTGGGATCTGGTTTCACTCCACCTGTCATTTTCTGGGAGTAAAGATACCTGTAAGATACAGAACCGTGGTCAGGTAACAACAAAGaggagaaatactgaaataatctgaaaaatatctTGTTTATATCCAAAGCAGATATAAAGACTTTTATGCAACAATTTGAATGCTGTGGGCCTCCTAGTCTACACAATCATCAGGTTTGCTTGGAGGTGCTTAGTCTACCAGCTGAAATTGCCTCCTACAGGCCATGAGCACCATATAAAATTAAGCCACTTAAGCCAACACCAAAAGAAATAGAACAATCTATTCTATCAATTTCTCCTTATTCACTACACCTGTACTGGGCCCAAATCAACTTGCCTGGATTCAGGCCCGTTTTCTTTAACCGAACACATTAACTTGGATGAAGTTCAATAGAAACACAGacataatagaaatatttttctgttcaaaagcTTGGCAgctaaaggcagaaaagaaaaaattagggATATCTATGCTAGAAACATGGTAGATAACCACTTAGTTTAGAAAGAGCCACACAGGACAAGGAACAACTTGATAAAGGACGCTTCTGTTAAAAGTACAGTTGAGCAATGTTTCTACTTTCCAGTCCTTTAGACATTCTTCAAAGTTTCGCTATTGGGTGCTAGTTCAACTGCAGCAGAATCAtacttacttttcttttccttgtataTGTGAACTATTATACTAGCATATGCTGTTttatttcaaactgaaggaagaCAGCTTTCTATCACACAGAAAAGACAACCAGTGAGTTTTCCAAGAGATTGCTCATAACCAAGTACTTTAACATATTACAATATGCACTAACATAATTGCAACAAATAGAATTGTTGGCAAATTCCTCAACAGCACTAAAGCAACATAAAATTCTAGAAATACTCACATGTCCAAGTGTTGTTCCTCGTGTCATGATTGTAGCCTTGTTGATGGGCATTGCATCCTTAGTATAATATGCGATGATAGCATGTCCAGATTCATGGTAAGCggtgatggttttgtttttctcatcaaTTTCTACACTTCTACGTTCAGGACCTTAAATAAGGGAACATTAAACTTCTTTGTACAGACGACTACCACAATCCACACGTTACATTTACTCACACAGAGCACAAAGTAGCTGAGGAAAAGCCATGTAAGCAAAATTAACTAACACTCATTAAGTGCAAAATGTTTACAAGTAGGATTTTAATGTCTACAGTGGACCTAAATATACTCCACTGACAagttgcttttaaaggaaaagattCAAAATTCAGTCTGAGTATCTGAGAAAATTCCATTTCTTCTCTCAAGTATGAGCAGACCAGATTTTTAGCGTATACATCTCAGATGTTTAAGTTTTGTGTTATCATGTGACAAGTTAGTTTAACAGAAGTTACAGATTTCTGGTCATttattctctcctttcctttaggAATAAGTAGGGGAAAGGTAAGAAATCAAGCTTATGTCTTCCTCTAGGGTCAAAACCAACATGCAGcgtttctgattaaaaaaaaaaaaagtatcaagcCTTAAAGAATGTATCCCATTCTAAATTTTACATACTACTCTCTGGTCTCAAAAGGTTCTAATTCAGAATAAACTAACAGAGGacttatttgtttaaaaaaaaaaacaacaaaaccaaaaaccaacagcataaaaacttctctttctctgtagaaGTCTTAATCacgaaaaaaatcaagaaatcttAATCAAGAAAACCCCTGTGTACTGTAACATATATGTATGTCTTTACTATAAATTCCTACCCATTAGAATTTTGTCCTTGGAGAACTCGAGCTCTTTCATGGTAACCATATCTTTTCCATCAACAGCTGCCTTTAAGGCAGCTTGATTTACAAGATTCTCAAGCTCTGCTCCAGAAAATCCTACTGTGCCTCGTGCAATTATTTCTGGATCAACAgctgtggggaaaaacaaacaaacttgtcATTAGGGTACATACTGCTCCTGAAAAAGCTTGTATCATGAATAAATATCACGAAATGATAAAATTATAAGCAAGAATCATGTTCCATTAAAGATAATGtgttaaacaaaacattttcaactttaaaagaaatgaagccTAATTATTAAGGCACTATGAACTGCTGGGAACTAGAAGGAAACGCTGCCCTCAGAAAACTTTTGTAACACTATATACTAggcatttttttgtgttctttactGAGACACATGGTAAAGCCACAATTGCTGATGGAATAAAGGACTATTACATGAGTGGGCTGATCCAGTATAAAAACTGTTACATAAAGAGatattacagtaaaatatttacttaCATGGATCATACTTTATTTTATTAAGGTACCACTTCAGAATTTCTGTACGACCTCTTACATCAGGCTTCGGAACAGTAACTTGCATATCAAAGCGACCCGGACGTATTAAAGCACTAAGGGAAAAGACGATTTAATACATTGACTTAAAAATGCTGCAGTAAACTTTTTCTAACATATATAAGGAACAAAAATCCATCTGATATTTCTAGAGACACCTACATAGACTATGTCTGGTGTGCacatgcaaatgcatttttcttatcCATTTgtaaaaagacagatgaaagatGTTTATTACCAACCcattttgaaggggttttttgcatttgaaaattttgCATTGCAAACAAGGAATGCAACTAGTCAATTTAAGTAGAAAAACTTCCAGAAATTTTAGATGCTTAGAGGCATATTACTTATTTCTCCATATTTAACTCAACAACCTTTTAAATGCCAAAAACTGGTCAATAAACATcctttttaagaaggaaaaacccCAGCTATAACACTTAATACTTGAAGATTATCACAAgcaactttgttgttgttgtgggggttttttgtttgtttttaatacatgCTCTGTAGAAGTGATCAATACATTATACTCACTTATCTAATGCTTCAGGGAAGTTTGTTGCACCAATAATAACAACACCTTCATTAGGTTTAAACCTgtatagaaaaaaagaagggtgAGAATGTCGGAGGGGGGGCATTCTTAGAgacagaatttactttttttttttgtcaataacTACTACTGCTTCTTATTTTGGATGAGCTCAACTGGGCAGTCAAAAACACACTGTCAAACCACAACATGTGATCCAAGAATGAACACAAACCCAGCAACTGGTTAAAAATATGCCCTGATCTCAGAGTTGAGCTGCTACCTTTAGATATATAGCCagcctaaaaaagaagaaattatttaaaataattgcagctaTTGTATTACTACAACTCAGAAGCTTCTATATTCTTTACAGTAAGGCCATTAATGCTACTGTTGGCAGTACTAGAAAGTGGTCATAAGAGCATCTTAAGTTTGTATCcttaaaagcattagaaaaaaaatacaaaaaacaaagctgtcaaggaagaaaaattcacCCAAATATTCAAAATACCAGTCAGTCAAGCACCTTCTATGCCCTCAGAATCCATATATTTACCCATCCATTTCAGCAAGAAGTTGATTAATGGTCTGTCTTGAATAGGGATGCATTGGAGATTCAATTCTCTTGCCACCAACAGAGTCCAACTCATCAATAAATATAACGCATGGtgcatttgcttttgcttccCCTGACAGAAGAATAGTAGAAGGACATTTCAACTACACAAAAGAACAAACAGTATATCATGTAATTTAGGATTCTGCCATTTCTATTACTCTTGGATTATGAAGTGTCCTATTAGACATCACCAGAATGGTCTTGATGCTAGTCTaagaaatgaaatatatttttgaaattaaGCGATACAAAGAGAAGCAGGGTTCTTCATCTCCACATCAGTTTATTCTTATCATGCTACAAAAAAGAATTAGTAAAACAGATTAAGAAATTCATTGTATTTTGTATAAACTCCCTACAACACTTTGTTTCATAGGCTTGGATAGAGAACGTTaatctattaaataaaaataatacaaaatgtgATGGGTCTAATTGTGAACTTACTTTAATAGAACCTGCTTGTGATTTAACAGTGAAGACCTCACCCTCAAGTTTACAGGTattaaaaaacacagaataaaaatgcagtaataaaCTTTAAGACCACTGACTGGTACATGCATACCAGGATGCAACTCATCTCACCCAGCTAGGCATGTCTGTGACATTGGTAGTCATGTACAAGTCAGTCATCTAAACTTCTATAGTCAACAAAGAAATGCACAATGCATATTTTAAGGTACAACGCATGTTACATTTTGCATCCTTTCCATGTGAAGAAATCAGTTCTACAAATGCAAACTCTCATTCTTCCATTTAAGAGACAAGGTGGATTCCCTTCTTCCTGATAATATTTATTTGCATACCTAAAATAGAAAGCCTCTGCTGTGAAAGTTATTAAtctaaatattaatttctaaagTTTCATTATAATGCCCTTTATTCTGAGCCTGTTGATGGGCATAAGAAAGGAAGTCTCAGCCTGGTGAGATTTCATCTTATGGGATCACTGTGATCCCATAAAGCTGtaattcagagaaagaaaaaagacaatataAAAGTATGAGGGAAGTAACTGAGAAGGCTAATACTATATTTTATCTTAAGTTTAGAATTTAACTCAAATTTACAGTAATTTACACATGACAGTAAGCAAATTACAacttaaaatattctatttagtTTATAGAACGTTACATTTCTAATTAAATTACTTCTGTTCTCTCTGGGAGTTGTTGTAAGATCAGTTATAATTTCTGCTACAATTTCATCTGACAGCTAACAAGATTCTACCGTTAATGGATACTCCCAGGATTCTGAGATTTACCTACAcaattaaagttttatttattagcCTCATACACTACTACTTTCCAGTAACCAGAACCGTACCTAATCAAAGCTTGTAAACAACACTGAATACTTAATCTCACATGTTAAAAGATTTCAAAACCACAAATATTTAACTTACTGAATAGGCTTCGGATGCGACTAGCTCCTACACCAACAAACATCTCATCAAACTCTGATCCAGATGCATAATAAAATGGAACATCAGCTTCACCAGCTACAGCCCGTGCGAGAAGAGTTTTACCAGTACCAGGTGGTCCAACCAACAGAATACCtaaaaagataaacaaaaaaccaaa of the Larus michahellis chromosome 2, bLarMic1.1, whole genome shotgun sequence genome contains:
- the YME1L1 gene encoding ATP-dependent zinc metalloprotease YME1L1 isoform X2; translated protein: MEATVPLSHLINAFHSPKSSTTAASTASVQPVQRDASPEHDPQKSESVLNLRDLGLSDLKAYHFKELVNRLLPGYCAENKISSQWHTSYISAESFFENKHGFVDVFSVLRSSCLYRQHPNPLQNFCSDVRCWPVYIQSRSFKTLRSRARRLQSTSEQLTETKNSLSSLLKGFILRKRRIDVENLDTLMKTKNIPEAHQDAFKTGFAEGFLKAQVFLQKTLDSLRRSRLLSFFLFVLCFYLAIYSSFLPGKGSFSDAVRFRTSSIFDAAVDPIQLKNVTFEHVKGVEEAKQELQEVVEFLKNPHKFTVLGGKLPKGILLVGPPGTGKTLLARAVAGEADVPFYYASGSEFDEMFVGVGASRIRSLFREAKANAPCVIFIDELDSVGGKRIESPMHPYSRQTINQLLAEMDGFKPNEGVVIIGATNFPEALDNALIRPGRFDMQVTVPKPDVRGRTEILKWYLNKIKYDPSVDPEIIARGTVGFSGAELENLVNQAALKAAVDGKDMVTMKELEFSKDKILMGPERRSVEIDEKNKTITAYHESGHAIIAYYTKDAMPINKATIMTRGTTLGHVSLLPENDRWSETRSQLLAQMDVCMGGRVAEELIFGSDHITTGASSDFDNATKIAKLMVTRFGMSEKLGVMTYTDTGKVSPETQSAIEQEVRTLLRDSYERAKNILKTHAKEHKNLAEALLKYETLDAKEIQIVLEGKKLEVR
- the YME1L1 gene encoding ATP-dependent zinc metalloprotease YME1L1 isoform X1; translation: MFSFSTVQPQATVPLSHLINAFHSPKSSTTAASTASVQPVQRDASPEHDPQKSESVLNLRDLGLSDLKAYHFKELVNRLLPGYCAENKISSQWHTSYISAESFFENKHGFVDVFSVLRSSCLYRQHPNPLQNFCSDVRCWPVYIQSRSFKTLRSRARRLQSTSEQLTETKNSLSSLLKGFILRKRRIDVENLDTLMKTKNIPEAHQDAFKTGFAEGFLKAQVFLQKTLDSLRRSRLLSFFLFVLCFYLAIYSSFLPGKGSFSDAVRFRTSSIFDAAVDPIQLKNVTFEHVKGVEEAKQELQEVVEFLKNPHKFTVLGGKLPKGILLVGPPGTGKTLLARAVAGEADVPFYYASGSEFDEMFVGVGASRIRSLFREAKANAPCVIFIDELDSVGGKRIESPMHPYSRQTINQLLAEMDGFKPNEGVVIIGATNFPEALDNALIRPGRFDMQVTVPKPDVRGRTEILKWYLNKIKYDPSVDPEIIARGTVGFSGAELENLVNQAALKAAVDGKDMVTMKELEFSKDKILMGPERRSVEIDEKNKTITAYHESGHAIIAYYTKDAMPINKATIMTRGTTLGHVSLLPENDRWSETRSQLLAQMDVCMGGRVAEELIFGSDHITTGASSDFDNATKIAKLMVTRFGMSEKLGVMTYTDTGKVSPETQSAIEQEVRTLLRDSYERAKNILKTHAKEHKNLAEALLKYETLDAKEIQIVLEGKKLEVR